The following are encoded together in the Pseudobacteroides sp. genome:
- a CDS encoding DUF2461 domain-containing protein: MSFRGFTSEALKFLFENKINNSKDWYDNHKHIYKQYVYNPFVQLITELTPTMTEIDSQFLTIPSKLISRVRRDTRFSKDKSLYRDNAWFVFLRNKSLMSSSPCFWFEISQKGSSYGVGYYGAQACSMFAMREMICRSHPAFLSALECYESQDTFVIGGEMYKRSKFPDQSENLRSWLDRKNIYFECAQNDFSLAFSKELPGILKKGFVSVKPIYDFLCAVESTQAQS; this comes from the coding sequence ATGAGCTTTAGAGGATTTACAAGTGAAGCACTGAAATTTCTTTTTGAAAATAAAATCAATAACAGCAAGGACTGGTATGATAATCATAAGCATATATATAAGCAATATGTATACAACCCGTTTGTTCAGCTTATAACAGAGCTCACACCCACCATGACAGAAATAGACAGTCAGTTTCTGACCATTCCTTCAAAACTAATCTCCAGAGTACGAAGAGACACCCGTTTTTCAAAGGACAAGTCTCTTTATAGGGATAATGCCTGGTTCGTATTCCTGAGGAATAAATCCTTGATGTCCTCGTCTCCCTGCTTCTGGTTTGAGATAAGCCAAAAAGGTTCAAGCTACGGTGTAGGGTATTATGGTGCACAGGCATGTTCAATGTTTGCTATGCGTGAAATGATCTGCAGGAGTCATCCCGCATTTTTAAGTGCTTTAGAATGCTATGAATCTCAAGATACCTTTGTTATCGGTGGTGAAATGTATAAAAGAAGCAAATTTCCTGACCAATCTGAGAACCTGAGATCCTGGCTAGACAGAAAAAATATTTACTTTGAATGTGCACAGAATGATTTTAGCCTGGCATTTTCAAAGGAATTACCTGGCATTTTGAAAAAAGGCTTTGTAAGCGTAAAGCCCATTTATGATTTCCTATGTGCGGTGGAATCTACTCAAGCCCAATCTTAG